One Spinacia oleracea cultivar Varoflay chromosome 4, BTI_SOV_V1, whole genome shotgun sequence DNA segment encodes these proteins:
- the LOC110780835 gene encoding uncharacterized protein, with protein sequence MEDEEYGRRSGGHPGSDSESGENSDSDENPREHSEIDEESGESESVLNPVVVDENIGSVVKHLRKNPILIDRTSNGIEPMTKKPRHRYAGTSNNNTPPETHLNRPTNQQPRFLGLEIKLWFPLVMSAQPYQLQPRVMAILSENLRPVPSFNYRLSERPATCTRAIVPRSQRPISNLGNQVGSARQGQQVPPPRAPPAAASLQSSQRSVGQSYDEILREKKHGNIRAKLMTC encoded by the exons ATGGAAGACGAAGAATATGGAAGACGATCTGGAGGGCACCCAGGTTCTGATTCAGAATCTGGAGAGAACTCTGATTCTGATGAGAACCCTAGGGAGCATTCTGAAATTGATGAGGAATCTGGAGAATCCGAATCTGTT TTGAATCCTGTGGTTGTTGATGAAAATATTGGGTCAGTAGTAAAACACTTAAGGAAGAACCCCATTCTGATTGATAGAACTTCAAATGGAATTGAGCCTATGACGAAGAAACCCAGACATAGATATGCTGGCACTTCAAATAACAATACCCCTCCTGAAACCCATCTGAACCGTCCAACAAATCAGCAACCCCGTTTTCTTGGTCTGGAGATAAAGTTATGGTTCCCTTTGGTGATGTCCGCCCAACCATATCAGTTGCAGCCTCGTGTCATGGCCATTCTTTCAGAAAACCTGAGGCCGGTTCCTAGTTTTAACTATCGGTTGAGTGAACGACCTGCAACATGTACCAGGGCCATTGTACCAAGAAGCCAGAGGCCAATTTCTAATTTGGGCAATCAGGTTGGATCAG CTCGACAAGGGCAGCAAGTCCCTCCTCCTAGAGCCCCACCAGCAGCTGCTTCACTTCAGTCATCTCAACGAAGTGTGGGACAGTCATATGATGAGATTCTTCGGGaaaaaaaacat GGTAATATTCGGGCTAAATTAATGACTTGCTAG
- the LOC130471405 gene encoding protein FAR1-RELATED SEQUENCE 5-like, producing the protein MDNKDGQVDIVGKIVIDLNIDYPSECDSSESTNTILCIDLESDVMRHAINGDDNIQNGFEMKIRSTENGKDVDCGNSNDSQGNAIKDVFHEAKYRWCIFHIVRNFEKIWGEILEKYKLQSINLFNDMFNLRHRWVPVYFKDDFCAGMSSTQRIESMNNFFKAFVNLNTSLKDFVHQYCLALGKRANDEDNENLRSINKPTLHFTEYVSKGMFQQLYTSKKFDKFQDQKRLMTYTSAKKFQDDEGICVYDVVTKKDKWP; encoded by the exons ATGGATAACAAAGACGGACAAGTTGACATAGTTGGAAAAATAGTGATTGATCTCAATATTGACTATCCTAGTGAATGTGATAGTTCTGAAAGTACAAATACAATCTTATGTATTGATTTGGAATCAGATGTGATGAGACATGCCATCAACGGAGATGATAATAT ACAAAATGGGTTCGAGATGAAGATTAGAAGTACGGAAAATGGTAAAGATGTTGATTGTGGTAATAGCAATGATTCACAAG GGAATGCAATTAAAGACGTTTTTCATGAGGCAAAATATCGATGGTGTATTTTCCATATTGTAAGAAAT TTTGAAAAAATATGGGGAGAAATATTGGAGAAATATAAGTTGCAAAGCATCAATTTGTTTAATGATATGTTCAATCTAAGACATCGATGGGTTCCTGTGTATTTTAAGGATGATTTTTGCGCTGGAATGTCTAGCACCCAACGGATTGAAAGTATGAATAACTTTTTCAAAGCATTTGTGAATCTGAACACGTCTTTGAAAGATTTTGTTCATCAATATTGCCTTGCATTAGGTAAACGAGCGAATGATGAGGACAATGAAAATTTGCGATCAATTAATAAGCCAACGTTGCATTTCACTGAATATGTCAGTAAGGGTATGTTTCAACAGCTTTATACATCAAAGAAATTTGATAAGTTTCAAGATCAGAAGCGTTTAATGACATATACTAGTGCAAAAAAATTCCAAGATGATGAAGGAATTTGTGTGTACGATGTGGTTACAAAAAAGGATAAATGGCCTTGA
- the LOC110780512 gene encoding uncharacterized protein, producing MHFASISRCLLFLFDLLPGFIKGLFYPFKPIHDPVFRPSPIVFNFMLLKRGVVGFVSCHKVIIARWYTYHHHGLCADFDLKFLIFTKWFHEGCGSLSKLRGEKL from the exons ATGCACTTCGCCTCAATCTCTCGGTGTCTCCTTTTCCTATTCGATCTCCTTCCAGGTTTCATCAAAG GTTTGTTTTACCCATTCAAGCCAATACATGACCCTGTTTTTAG ACCAAGTCCTATTGTCTTCAATTTTATGTTACTGAAGAGAGGAGTAGTTGGCTTTGTTTCATGTCACAAGGTAATTATTGCAAGATGGTATACCTATCATCATCACGGCTTATGTGCGGATTTTGATTTGAAGTTTCTCATATTTACCAAGTGGTTTCACGAAGGATGTGGTAGCCTCTCCAAACTTAGAGGGGAGAAGCTGTAA